Proteins from a single region of Chromobacterium sp. ATCC 53434:
- a CDS encoding cupin-like domain-containing protein, with translation MYHPPFTLPWLPHLSYWLGFGHLSRHGKIASGMQEEHNFQPCFGLDLFRRGEEQLLEYCQKHVPEHVDDIPIHEVDAKDATPAMMEKFRRWQLPVVIKGGARHWKAFQEFDLDFFAQHYGDIDVPVHSEPNQTFPDDGKPVPLKNFYQMSYVKMRDLVESVVTDERYSAKAIEDVMHENGGSLIKDYCDLNHIHHLSGLMEYRKKWYFKTVPVGYVISKQLFIQSQRSHTLWHTEPGYNYFVAIAGEKDWRVTSPYYSSGLYSVIKDNATYHVSRVDGREPNAVIARRGFPLYQYMPKYKVRVSAGDILVLPPWWWHTVSNAPGSHSISLTFRTIAEPNLYAPMLNYLKWRDPHAKEIRRKVLQHGRLFDEDIASSLYAFADPRNDLRSRQAAD, from the coding sequence ATGTACCATCCGCCATTCACCTTGCCCTGGCTGCCGCATCTGTCGTACTGGCTGGGCTTCGGCCATCTGAGCCGGCACGGCAAGATCGCCAGCGGCATGCAGGAGGAGCACAATTTCCAGCCCTGTTTCGGCCTGGACTTGTTCCGCCGCGGCGAGGAACAGCTGCTCGAGTACTGCCAGAAACATGTTCCCGAGCATGTCGACGATATCCCGATCCACGAGGTGGACGCCAAGGACGCGACGCCGGCCATGATGGAGAAATTCCGCCGCTGGCAGCTGCCGGTGGTGATCAAGGGCGGCGCGCGCCACTGGAAGGCCTTCCAGGAGTTCGACCTGGACTTTTTCGCCCAGCACTACGGCGACATCGACGTGCCGGTCCACTCCGAGCCGAACCAGACCTTCCCCGACGACGGCAAGCCGGTGCCGTTGAAGAATTTCTACCAGATGAGCTATGTGAAGATGCGCGATCTGGTGGAGTCGGTGGTGACGGACGAGCGCTACAGCGCCAAGGCGATCGAGGATGTGATGCACGAGAACGGCGGTTCGCTGATCAAGGATTATTGCGATCTGAACCACATCCACCATCTGTCGGGGCTGATGGAATACCGCAAGAAATGGTATTTCAAGACGGTGCCGGTCGGCTATGTGATCTCGAAGCAGCTGTTCATCCAGTCGCAGCGCTCGCACACCTTGTGGCATACCGAGCCGGGCTACAACTACTTCGTCGCGATCGCCGGCGAAAAGGACTGGCGCGTCACCTCGCCGTATTACTCGTCCGGCCTGTATTCCGTCATCAAGGACAACGCGACCTACCACGTGTCCCGCGTGGACGGCCGCGAGCCCAACGCGGTGATCGCCCGGCGCGGCTTCCCGCTGTACCAGTACATGCCCAAGTACAAGGTCAGGGTTTCGGCCGGCGATATTCTGGTGTTGCCGCCGTGGTGGTGGCATACCGTGTCCAACGCGCCCGGCTCGCACTCGATTTCGCTGACCTTCCGTACGATAGCCGAGCCCAATCTGTACGCGCCCATGCTCAACTATCTGAAGTGGCGGGACCCGCATGCGAAGGAGATCCGCCGCAAGGTGCTGCAGCATGGCCGGCTGTTCGACGAGGACATCGCGTCCTCCTTGTACGCCTTCGCCGATCCGCGCAATGATCTGCGTTCGCGGCAGGCGGCCGATTGA
- a CDS encoding long-chain-fatty-acid--CoA ligase, with protein MSVAETVVPGLYAVKDVGEILRRQARQRGEEPAIFSDGEALGYGELWRRSLNVAGHLVSRLDGEAGRVGFIGRECAAYYEVLFGCALAGAVFVPINWRLTPREVAHILTDAGIDLLFCDAETLDIVGESLRASGHRAEVVCLAAGLTPTDYDAVQRAEADESALPPPDPQRTFCLIYTSGTTGLPKGVCLPHLSFFQIREVLLSNGLDWLDWHPEDRSLVGIPGFHIGGLWWALQSFSAGAAIVVLPQFEPRLCLQAMSRHGVSIACMVPAMINLLLDAVVEDGAALPRLRKVVYGGAPISAALLQRGLEVLGCDFAQIYGLSETGNTAVCLDPGSHRADPGLLQAAGRPYPGVELKVIDADGRALAQGEVGEVCIRTPARMSGYWGLPEATASTLRDGWLHTGDAGYLDPAGYLFIFDRIKDVIITGGEKIFPAEVENVISAFPPVHECAVIGIPDEAWGERAICLLVARQGADVDVDELYRYLDGRLAAYKRPTQIHRVDSLPRNPSGKLLRRALRDAFWTDRARRV; from the coding sequence ATGAGCGTGGCCGAGACGGTCGTACCCGGCTTGTATGCGGTGAAGGACGTCGGCGAGATACTGCGCCGGCAGGCGCGGCAGCGCGGGGAGGAGCCGGCGATCTTCAGCGACGGCGAGGCCCTCGGCTACGGCGAATTGTGGCGGCGCAGCCTGAACGTGGCCGGCCACCTGGTTTCGCGGCTGGACGGCGAGGCCGGGCGGGTCGGCTTCATCGGCCGCGAGTGCGCCGCCTATTACGAGGTGCTGTTCGGCTGCGCGCTGGCCGGCGCGGTCTTCGTGCCGATCAACTGGCGGCTGACGCCGCGCGAGGTGGCCCACATCCTGACCGACGCCGGCATAGACCTGTTGTTCTGCGACGCCGAGACGCTGGACATCGTCGGCGAAAGCCTGCGCGCCAGCGGCCACCGCGCCGAGGTGGTGTGCCTGGCGGCCGGACTGACGCCGACCGACTACGACGCCGTGCAGCGCGCAGAGGCCGACGAGTCGGCGCTGCCGCCGCCGGACCCGCAGCGGACCTTCTGCCTGATCTATACCAGCGGCACCACCGGCCTGCCCAAGGGCGTCTGCCTGCCGCATCTGTCCTTCTTCCAGATTCGCGAGGTGCTGTTGTCCAACGGCCTCGACTGGCTGGACTGGCATCCGGAGGACCGCAGCCTGGTGGGGATTCCGGGCTTTCACATCGGCGGGCTGTGGTGGGCGCTGCAAAGCTTCAGCGCCGGCGCCGCCATCGTCGTGCTGCCGCAGTTCGAGCCGCGGCTGTGCCTGCAGGCGATGTCGCGGCACGGCGTGTCCATCGCCTGCATGGTGCCGGCGATGATCAATCTGCTGCTGGACGCGGTGGTGGAGGACGGCGCCGCGTTGCCGCGGCTGCGCAAGGTGGTTTACGGCGGCGCGCCGATTTCCGCCGCGCTGCTGCAGCGCGGGCTGGAGGTGCTGGGTTGCGATTTCGCCCAGATCTACGGCCTCAGCGAAACCGGCAATACCGCGGTCTGCCTTGATCCGGGCAGCCACCGGGCCGATCCCGGCCTGCTGCAGGCGGCCGGCCGGCCTTATCCCGGCGTGGAGCTGAAGGTGATAGACGCCGACGGCAGGGCGCTGGCCCAGGGCGAGGTCGGCGAGGTCTGCATCCGGACGCCGGCGCGGATGAGCGGCTACTGGGGCCTGCCGGAGGCGACGGCCTCGACGCTGCGCGACGGCTGGCTGCACACCGGCGACGCCGGTTATCTGGACCCGGCCGGCTATCTGTTCATCTTCGACCGGATCAAGGACGTGATCATCACCGGCGGGGAGAAGATCTTCCCGGCCGAGGTGGAGAACGTCATCTCGGCCTTTCCGCCGGTGCACGAGTGCGCGGTGATAGGCATTCCCGACGAGGCCTGGGGCGAGCGGGCGATCTGCCTGCTGGTGGCCAGGCAGGGGGCCGACGTCGACGTCGACGAGCTCTACCGTTATCTCGACGGCCGGCTGGCGGCGTACAAGCGGCCGACGCAGATTCATCGCGTCGACAGCCTGCCGCGCAATCCCAGCGGCAAGCTGCTGCGCCGCGCGCTGCGCGACGCTTTCTGGACCGACAGGGCGCGTCGGGTCTGA